In Zingiber officinale cultivar Zhangliang chromosome 8B, Zo_v1.1, whole genome shotgun sequence, a single genomic region encodes these proteins:
- the LOC122015681 gene encoding ferric reduction oxidase 8, mitochondrial-like, with protein MAMKYRCTLVVLKLSMSMLLAALACIWTVRLTRSWKRSWHEAEDRASTTVFSDSGLTVVVYCFPVLAVASLAYVYLHLTSKTDQESRKRQSILMTNLTNPITVMKRSIGIVSTAELLIATLFIIFLAWTYYSNVSSSFKMMTPYKSLKLNKWQLKMMYVGVRIGSLSEACLVLLFLPILRGMAVFRVFGVQFEASVRYHVWIGNLIILLSLLHGTIVMFIWGVKKSLLKEIVKWQSVGRVNIAGAMALTTGLIIWITSLPQIRRKQFQLFYLTHHLYIFFILFFLIHAGDKHFYLVFAGVLLFAVDKLLRIVQSRGTTSPISASILPNRALKLTLLKHPCMSYTPTSIIFVKVPIVSKFQWHPFSITSSSNMDNSELSILIKSHGQWTTGLFNLLNSVIDTGSSDHLKGIQIAVEGPYGPATVEYRRYKSLVLISGGSGISPFLSILQDIASRNGDMNKNPIKVQLIYVVKKVEDLSMLAVISPLLLENLKMKLFVTQENSPPVTAEKILQDLSLQIKTIASNKASSKGALSMPEGLLWKASITAVSFAVFLASLIILSYVFLHQESKSSSKKKKKDPSWIGDLFALCSLTIAASCCAMATMISRWKRTVSEGQQVPHRQSVCHENTSAKVQGTERHEIEFGIRPNLVEMLDEIEFGTEEEEVGIFVCGPASMNESVASFCIANRQCRKKDQRKQKCNFNVHFINFSL; from the exons ATGGCAATGAAGTATAGGTGCACTCTTGTAGTCCTGAAGTTGTCGATGTCCATGCTACTTGCAGCATTGGCATGCATCTGGACAGTGAGGCTCACGCGGTCATGGAAGCGATCTTGGCATGAGGCCGAAGACAGGGCTAGCACCACCGTGTTCAGCGATTCCG GTCTTACTGTGGTGGTGTATTGTTTCCCAGTTCTAGCAGTGGCCAGTTTGGCCTATGTCTACTTGCACCTCACTTCGAAAACTGATCAGGAAAGTAG GAAGAGACAGTCGATACTGATGACCAATTTGACAAACCCAATCACGGTGATGAAACGTTCGATCGGGATAGTTTCGACTGCAGAACTCCTGATTGCAACCCTGTTCATCATATTTCTGGCATGGACGTACTACTCCAATGTTTCCAGTTCTTTTAAGATGATGACACCCTACAAGTCCCTCAAACTCAATAA ATGGCAGCTAAAGATGATGTATGTGGGTGTTCGAATCGGTTCGTTGAGCGAAGCATGTTTGGTGCTCTTGTTCTTGCCAATTCTGAGAGGGATGGCAGTGTTCAGGGTGTTTGGAGTTCAGTTTGAAGCTTCAGTGAGGTATCATGTTTGGATAGGCAATTTGATAATACTCTTGTCACTTCTACATGGCACCATTGTGATGTTCATTTGGGGTGTTAAGAAAAGCTTGTTAAAGGAG ATCGTAAAATGGCAATCGGTAGGGCGTGTTAATATCGCGGGTGCGATGGCCTTGACCACTGGCCTAATCATCTGGATAACATCACTTCCACAGATAAGAAGGAAGCAGTTCCAACTATTTTACTTGACTCACCATCTCTACATATTCTTCATCCTCTTTTTCTTGATTCACGCCGGAGATAAGCATTTCTATTTGGTGTTCGCCGGCGTTCTTCTCTTCGCGGTAGATAAACTGCTGCGAATAGTACAGTCAAGAGGAACAACATCACCAATTTCTGCGAGCATTTTGCCCAACAGAGCACTGAAACTCACTCTCCTGAAACATCCTT GCATGAGCTACACTCCGACGAGCATCATCTTTGTTAAAGTTCCGATCGTATCGAAGTTTCAGTGGCACCCTTTTAGCATAACTTCAAGCTCCAACATGGACAATTCTGAGCTTTCAATCTTGATCAAGAGCCATGGTCAGTGGACTACTGGCCTCTTCAACTTACTGAATTCAGTGATCGATACAGGCTCCAGCGACCATCTTAAGGGCATTCAGATAGCAGTCGAAGGTCCTTACGGTCCTGCGACCGTCGAATACCGAAG GTACAAGAGCTTGGTGTTAATCTCAGGAGGTTCGGGGATATCTCCTTTTCTGAGCATTCTACAAGATATTGCTTCGAGAAATGGCGACATGAACAAGAATCCGATCAAGGTGCAATTGATATATGTCGTGAAGAAGGTCGAAGACCTCAGCATGCTCGCTGTGATCTCCCCCTTGTTGCTCGAAAACCTGAAGATGAAACTGTTTGTGACCCAAGAAAACAGTCCACCAGTCACGGCAGAAAAGATTCTACAAGACTTGTCTCTTCAGATCAAGACAATTGCATCCAACAAAGCTTCCTCTAAAGGTGCTCTCTCAATGCCTGAAGGATTGCTGTGGAAGGCATCGATCACTGCGGTCTCTTTCGCAGTGTTCCTCGCTTCTCTTATCATCTTGAGCTATGTTTTCCTACACCAAGAAAGCAAATCCtcgtcgaagaagaagaagaaggatccGTCGTGGATCGGGGATCTATTCGCACTCTGCTCTCTTACTATTGCCGCGAGCTGCTGTGCAATGGCTACAATGATCTCAAGATGGAAGAGGACAGTGAGTGAAGGTCAACAGGTACCTCACAGGCAAAGTGTGTGCCATGAAAATACATCTGCCAAAGTGCAAGGCACAGAGAGGCATGAAATAGAGTTTGGCATTAGGCCAAATTTAGTAG agaTGCTCGATGAGATTGAATTTGGcacagaagaggaagaagtaggcATCTTTGTGTGTGGCCCTGCTTCCATGAATGAGTCGGTGGCTTCATTTTGTATAGCAAACAGACAGTGCAGGAAGAAGGATCAGAGAAAACAAAAATGTAACTTCAATGTTCACTTCATCAACTTTTCGCTGTGA